ATGTAACCCCATCATACCCCCGATTGTAGCAAAAAAAGGGGAAACTGTCAAGGGGTGTGGGGAGGAAAGTGGGGGTTTAGAGGGATTGAATGGTTTTTAGGGCTTCTTGGACATGGGCTTTGACGTCGAAGAGAGAGTTGAAAATGTGTCGGATGATGCCGTTTTTGTCGATGACATAGGTGACTCTACCGGGAAGGAAGAAGAGGGCGTTGGGCACACCGTATAGTTTCCTAACCAGGTTGTTTTCGTCACTGAGGAGGGGAAAGGGGAGTTGGTATTTGCCGGCAAATTGGCGATGGGATTGGGGAGAATCACCGCTGATGCCGATAACCTCAGCGCCAGCCTCTTGAAATACTTGGTAATTATCCCTGAATGTACAGGATTCCATGGTACAACCGGGAGTGTCGTCTTTGGGGTAGAAAAACAAGACAACGGCTTTTTTGCCGAGAAAGTCACTAAGACGAACTATCTTACCATCCGCACTGGGCAGGGCAAAATCTGGTGCTTTGTCTCCAACCTTTAAGCTAGTCATAATCTAAAGGAAAATGGCTAATAAGATAATAACTAATTTGAAGATTAATTGTATCTCACCACCCACAGGGGTTATGATAATAAGAGGAGGCTAGATGGCAAGTGGCAAACAGGAATTTATGAATCTAACTTTGGCGTCGTTTTATCGGTTTTTGCCTTTGGAGAATCTGAGGGATTTACAGGAGAAAATGTTGACGTGGTGTAACCAGGAGGGGATAAGGGGCACTATTTTGTTGGCGTCAGAGGGAATAAATGCTAATATTGTGGGGGAAAGGCAAAAGCTGGATGTGGTGATTGACCAGATAAAAAAAATACTCAACTGTGAGGATATAGAAGTTAAATATGCCCCGGTAACAGACTACCCCTTTAGGAAAATGAAGGTGAAAATAAAAAGGGAAATTATCACTTTTGGCCCAGGGGCAAATCCAAATGAAAGGGTGGGCATATATGTGGCAGCAAAGGATTGGAATGACTTAATCTCTCAACCAGATGTAAAAGTGATAGATACTAGGAATGAGTATGAGGTGAAAATTGGAACTTTTAAAGGCGCTATTAACCCCCATATCCACTCTTTTAGACAATTAAGGGAGTATATAGAGAAAAATTTAGAACCCCAGAAAGATACCAAAATAGCAATGTTTTGTACAGGGGGAATTCGCTGTGAAAAGGCGACTGCCTATATGTTAAACAGGGGGTTTAAGGAAGTTTATCACCTGAAGGGAGGTATTTTAAAATATCTAGAGGAAATACCACCAGAAAAGAGTTTGTGGGAAGGGGAGTGTTTCGTCTTCGATGACAGGGTGGCAGTGAAACATGGCCTAGAAAAGGGAAGTTATAAACTGGACAGTAAAACAGGAAATCCTATTCCTATTGAGGGTTAGTGGAGTTTAAGGGAAGGAGAAAATGCTGATATTGGGAGATTTTATCCAACAATTTCCCCCAGAGAGGGATTCCCTGGAATTGACTTTTACTCCCACATCTGTGCCCCTGAAAAAACGCTGGCGAAACAACAGACTATCCGCCCACTTTATAGCAGACTATTTTACCACTTTTTTGCCTCTGGATGACAGTGACGCTGAACAACAAAAGAGAATTCAAGAAAGTAAGTCAGCAGTGTCGTATATAGCAAACGAGTTGTTAGAGAATGCAATGAAATACAATTATGAAGAAGCACAAACACAGGTGAAATTCGGTGTTCATTTTTTGGGCAATGAGAGTCTGATAGCAGTGGTTTTTGCAACTAACGGTATAAGTGCAAAAAGACGGGAGAAATTGGAGAATTTCATCCATAAACTCTTTTCTAGTGATCCGGAACAATTATACATGGAACACATAGAAAAGGCAGCAAATGACTGTCATGAGGAAGAGGATTCCTGCGGGTTGGGATTGTTGACGATGATTAATGATTATAATGCCAAACTGGGGTGGAAATTTGAAGAGGTGAGTAGGGGGGAAAGAAAATTCTATATGGTAACAACAATGGTACAAATAGAGGTATAAATTGGAATATAATAAGTCCAAGTTATTGGAAGGGAAAGTGAAAGGGAAATGGAGAGAAAAAGAATAGAGGGGATAGACTATGTGGTAGAATTTGAGCCGGAGAAAGTTTGTGTGAATTTCAAGGGGGAATTAAGTTTGGGAGGGCCTCAAGAATATTCACCAATAAGAGAATTGTTAGAGGCGGTGGCGGAGGAAGAGCCAGAAAATATGACTATTGATCTGAGGGATTTGCACTTTTTAAATAGTTCCGGAATTAGCATGCTGTCTAAATTCATAATAGGGCTGAGAAAGAGAAAAAAAATTCAACTAACCATACTAGGATCAGAGCAAATACCGTGGCAAAAAAAATCCCTAAAAAACTTCCAAAAGTTCCTCCCAGGACTAAAGTTGGAAATAAGCTAATAGAAGGGGGATGTAGAATTTAATAGCTGAGTTTGGCAAAAAGGGGGGTAAAAAAAAGAGAACTACATACGCCTAAAAGTAGTCCCACCAAAACTTGAAAAGGGGTATGACCCAATAGTTCTTTCAGCCTTTCCTCATTGAATTTCTCATTACGTAGTTCATCCATAATCTGATTAAGAATACGGGCTTGTTTGCCAGCGGCTTGTCTGACACCGGCGGCATCATACATGACAATAAGAGCAAACACAGTGGCAATGGCGAATTCGGGGGAATTCCATCCTAAAGTTTGTCCAACGCCAGTAGCAAGAGCGCCTACAAGAGCAGAATGGGCACTAGGCATACCACCGGTGCTAACAAGGAAACGGAAACTGAATTTACGATGGCTGATGGTATCCACCCAGACTTTAATAATCTGGGCGAGGACACAGGTAAGAAGGGGTATAACAAGTAATTGGTTGGTAAGGATTGCCCTAAAAACGTCCATCATGGGGATTAGTTACTGCGGTTGACGACATACTCGGCAATAGCGCGAAGGGGGGTAGCCTTTTCCCCGTAGAAGGAGAGTTGTTGGATGGCGGCATCAACTAATTCTTGGGCTTTCTGACGGGAGACTTCCACTCCCCACAGTCGAGGATAGGTGGCTTTTTGGGCGGAGACGTCTTTACCGGCGGTTTTGCCTAACTGTTCGGTGGTGGCAGTAACATCCAAGATGTCATCTATAATTTGGAAGGCTAAACCGATGTTTTGGGCATAAACAGAAAGACGTTGTAAATCTTCCTGTTGAGCGCCAGCTAAGACTGCCCCACAGGAGACACAGGCTTCCAGGAGGGCACCAGTTTTACGACGGTGGATGGAAGTCAACATTTCTGCGGTGATGTCAGTTTTCCCCTCGCATTCTAAGTCTAACACTTGCCCTCCTACTAGTCCCTTTGCACCCACGGCTTCACCGAGAATAGCCAAAACCCTTACTACCCTTTCTGGTGGTACTCCAGTAGTATTTTTAGCGACATATTCAAAGGAATAAGCCAACAAACCATCCCCTGCCAGGATAGCAATGTCTTCCCCATAAACCTTGTGGTTTGTAGGACGCCCTCTCCTATAATCATCATTGTCCATGGCAGGCAAATCGTCATGGATCAGAGACATGGTGTGTATCATTTCTAGGGCGATGGCAGTGGGCATAGCCACCTCTTCCGTTTGCCCTAACAATTCTGCAGTAGCCAGACACAAAATGGGGCGTAGACGCTTACCCCCCGCCAGGAGGGAGTAACGCATGGCCTCATATATTTTAGCAGGATCGCCTATGGGCAAGGAGGCATCCAGTGCTCTTTCTATCTTTTCCTTCTTTTCCTGGAGATACTGTTGTAGGTTGAAGTGCTCGGTGTTGCCTGTGGGTTTTACTCCTAATGGTATCATTGTGGGAACTTGAGTTACACAATAGAGAGGCTTTGTAGTCAATTATCAACGATTGGGGACGATAGATCAAGAAAGTGGGGTAGAGGGGATATAATATTGCATTTGCCAAGTGTAGATACTGTGTATAGTAGGAAATGTTTGAGAAGATAACGCCTCCAGAGAGGGGGGGGAAGATTCAGTTTAACAATGGACAGCCCATAGTGCCCGATGAGCCTATAATTCCCTATATTAGGGGGGATGGGATAGGAGTGGACATTTGGCCTGCCACAGAGAGGGTGATTGATGCGGCGGTGGAGAGGGCCTATGGTGGCAAGAGGAAGATACATTGGTTTAAGGTGTATGCGGGGGATGAGGCTTGTGAGAAATATGGGGCTTATCAGTACCTCCCCGAGGATACCATCAATGCCATTAGAGAATATGGTATAGCCATAAAGGGACCGTTAACTACACCTGTAGGTGGGGGGATTCGCTCATTAAACGTAGCCTTAAGACAGATTTTTGATCTATACGCCTGTGTACGTCCTTGTCGTTATTATGAGGGCACACCATCCCCCCATAGGAATCCAGAAAAGCTAGATGTGATTGTTTACAGAGAGAATACAGAAGATATCTACTTGGGGATAGAATGGCAGGAGGGGTCAGAAATAGGACAGAAACTCATTAAAATTCTGAACGAGGAGTTAATACCTGCTACCCCTGAACACAAAAACAAGAGGATTCCCCCGGATGCCGGCATTGGAGTTAAACCCATCAGTAAAAGGGGTAGCCAAAGGTTGATTCGTCGTGCTATCCAACATGCCCTCAGACTCCCTAAACCCAAACGGGTGGTGACTTTAGTACACAAAGGTAACATCATGAAGTACACAGAGGGAGCATTTCGTGACTGGGGGTATGAGTTGGCCACCACGGAATTTCGGGCAGACTGTGTTACCGAGAGGGAATCCTGGATTTTAAGCAACAAGGAGGCCAATCCTCACATCACCATTGAAGAGAATGCCCGTCAAATAGAACCGAGTTATGATACCCTCACTCCCGAAAAACGAGCTCAGGTGTGTGAGGAGGTGAAAAGGGTATTAGACTCCATTTGGACTACCCATGGCAATGGCCAATGGCGGGATAAAGTCCTGGTCAACGACCGGATTGCTGACAATATTTTTCAACAAATCCAAACTCGTCCCGAGGAGTATTCCATCCTAGCCACCATGAATTTGAACGGGGATTACCTCTCCGACGCGGCGGCTGCTATTGTTGGCGGCTTAGGCATGAGTCCTGGTGCCAACATTGGTGACAATTGTGCTATATTTGAGGCGACCCATGGCACAGCCCCCAAACATGCGGGGTTAGACAGGGTAAATCCCGCTTCTCTGATTCTCTCCGGGGTGATGATGTTGGACTTCATGGGTTGGCAGGAGGCTGCTGATTTAATTCGTCATGGTATTAGTAGGGCCATTGCTTCCAGACAGGTCACTTATGATTTAGCCCGTCTTATGACTCCCCCCGTCTCTCCCCCCTTAAAATGTTCTGAGTTTGCCCAGGCTATTATCCATCATTTTTCCTCTTAACCCAGGGTTTACAACTGGATATTAACACTTAATATTTGGCCCTTGGAGGCCTATTTTTTTTAGACCATCTCGTCAGAAACCCCGGGGAAACTTTAAGAAAAATTAGTAAAAAAAAGGTAAAAATAAGGGATAATACTGATTGCAGCTGGAGGAAAAACAATTAACATCGTAGCTAGGGAGGGAGACAGAGAGGAAAAACATGAAGACGGGATTGCTCATGAGTGGGAAGACGGAAGCCAGAGTGGAAAAGCCCTGGTGGAATCGTCCTCTGATTGGGGAGAGGACACTATGTGAGTATTTATTTAAAGGCCATTCCCGTCTGCAGATTTGTAAGGAGGTAGTCTCTCTCCACGATTATTATTTAGAAGTTTTAGGGGGGGTCACTGTTAATTTAAGGGCACTTTTTAACGAAAAATTCAGCCAGCCTGGTTTTCTTATTTTTGCTCGCCTTCAGGCCTATTTTCAGCGGTATTATGAGTCTAACAATCACTACATTTTGGTGGGGAAGGAGTTGTTCAAAACTGTAATAGACAACATAGAAATTCTGCAGAAAATTCAGAGTATAGAAGATACTGCTACCAGCGAAGAAGCCCAAGAATTTTTCCAGGAGGTATTCAGGCTAGTAAGGGAGAATCATCACAAATTAATCTTTCAGGAAAAACTCAACAAACTGGAGACACAATTCCGGGGAAAAGTGGAAGATGAAAAAGAGCAGAAATTGATAAGCAACTATAGTAGCTGTTACCGCAAAGTATCGGAGATAGACAGTTTAATTAACTTCATCGAGTTGTTAAAAACAGAAAAGCTAAACAACTGGGAGGTGTTTGCTAAAATCAAAAAGTTTCTCCACTGTCAACAGGTGGAATCCTTGGAGACTTTGAAACCCCTATTGTTGTTTACAAAAACAGAGGAAACATTTTTCCTCTCCCTGGCGGATAGGATTCTACACATGAGAGAAGATAAGGAGACTCAGCTGACAAACATAGCAAGAATTATCCAATATATAGGGTTAAATGACAAATACGCCCAGATTTATCCTCAATTCCAGCTATTTCTCCGCCAGTTGAGGAAATGGGAAAAGGTGTACCATTCTATCACCTCCATCAGAAATCAGTATGACGGCAATCAATTTATTATCCCCCCCAGTTTCAAAACCAGACTACCAGGGTTTGAATTATATAAAACCTACCATGACTATCTGGAACATGCCCATTTTGTCAAGATGATCTATTAGCAAATAAACAATAGTTTAAATATTTCCTCAGGCCTTATAGTTCCCCTGCTAGAATTAACAATAGGCCTATAAAAACTAATTCTCATGTCAGCCATGGGGAAACTCACAAAGAGGTATAGTGGGGCGGGGGTTGGTTTTGCTACCATTATGGTTTTTTGCTGTGTATCTCTCCTCCACAGTCAGACTACTATAGCTACAACCACAACTACGACTATCATAAAGCCCAATAGCCAAGCCGGCAGGGAGAAACTAAACCCCGGGTTGAAATTAAAACTGCCACCCCCCCCGCCAACTGGTACACCCATAGGTAGTAATAGAAGCCAAACCAGGGGTGCAACACGCTCGATTTCCACCTGTAATCTAAGCAATCCTTTATTAGTGGCCTTAACTGCCAATCAGGGGAATGACTACACTCTCCATCGCTACCCCCATTTTTGGTTTTACCTACTTGTCCCTACCACTAAGATAACAAATCTGGAATTCACTCTTAAAGACACCACCAACCAAAAAATGACTTACCACCCACCCCTTGAGGCTGATTCCACCGGCTTATTCAGGATTTCTCTTCCTAAGAAAACTGAATTTGCCCTAAAGGATGGGGAAAACTATACTTGGGAGTTGAAAATAGTCTGTCAGGAGGGGAAACGCGGGGTAGAGGCAACAGTGACGGGAGGCATTCAAAAATTGGCAACCACCCCCGAATTGGAGTTGCAACTCAGTAAATTGTCTCCCCTGGAAAGATATGAACTCTATAGAGATAATAACTTATGGTATGATGCCGTGGACGAACTGGCACGATTGTATCAGGACAATATAGACAACCTTGTTATCAGGGAAAAATGGCAGAGTCTGTTGAAACTTCTACAATTACAAGATCTGTCTTTTCAGCCTAAGGGCGGTTAGTATAACAGTTGATTTCAAGAAAAATAGCCACACACCATGCAGCCGAGAAATGACTTAATGGACTTGTTTTCCACCTTTATACAATTTTCTGGGGATAGGTTTGGGGGATGGCTAACCGATTTTAGACTTAGGAGGAATATAGAAAAAATTCTTCAACAGGAGGAATCCAGAAGCATCAACGAGAAATTCTTAGCCCTCCACTTCTATAGACAATGGCTTCATTGCCCCAATTCCCTAGCAAGAAACCATCTCCTCGCCTATCTGCAAGAACCCTGTTATTTGACCGCCCTGAACGTTTTTAGGAAATTTCCTCATCTTCCTTATACTTTATCAGATTATTTTCAAATTTGCATAGCTAACTATGAAGAAATACTAAGATACTATAAACCAGCCCAGGGCACATCCCTAGTGGGTTTTGCCAGGGTGGGATTCAGGACAATACTTAATAATAGTTTAAGACAAAAGGCAGCGGCAGACATTTGCACCGACTGGGCGTTGTTGCGCAAAACCAGTAAAAAGAGGCTAATTGCCAGTCTAAAAGAGGCGGGGTTAGATAGTCTTACTATACAACAGTACTGTTTACTTTTCAGCTGTTTTCAGAGAATTTACACCCCTAATGACAAGAAAACGTCTCAGAAGCTAACATCGCCGCCGCCGGATGTTTGGGAGAAAATCATTGCTGCCTACCAACAACAGCTGAAAAATTATCCCCAATTATCAGAAAACACAACCCAACTAGAGCCGGAAAAATGTGCCAAAATACTAAAATACTGTGCCCTACTTATCCGCCAGTATTTATATCCAAAAACAGTTTCCCTAAATGCCGCTATTAACCAAGAGGAATCCGGGGAGTTATTAGAGACAATTGCCTCTGAGAAATCCTCTCCCCTCCAACAAATTATAGACGCCGAAGAAACCGCTATAAGGGGTAGAATTTACATAGACATCCAACAGATACTCACGGAAAGTCTTCGAAAACTTCCCTCTGAATTGTCACGAATACTCGAATTGTACTATAGGGATAATCTTACTCAAAAACACATTGAGCAGCAAACGGGTATAAAACAATACAATGTCTCCCGCAAATTGGCAAAAGCAAGGGAGATACTTCTAAAGAATCTAATGGCTTGGGTTAAGGATAACCTGAGCATTGATACAAATATAGATGACATTAAATATTTGGATACAATCTTGGAGGGATGGCTGATTAAACATTACAACTCCTAGAATTTTTTTACACGAATGTATTTTTTTGTATTTTTAGACATTTTAAAGGCAATTCATATTAAGAAAAGTAAAGGGTATAAAATAGAAAAAATATAAGGGTTATAATCGAGAAACAAGATGAAGAAGCCGGAGGGAAGTCATGACAAGAACATTTGTAGAATTCACCCCAGAATATCATACGGGGAATCAAAAAATAGACAAAGAACACCAACAATTGTTTACAATTATTAACAGACTGCACAGTGCCATGAAAGAAGGCAAAAGTAAAATCATATTGGGAGAAATACTGGATGAGTTGTTAGAGTATACTGTAAAACATTTCACCGATGAGGAGTTATACATGTTATCTTATAACTATCCTCGTTATCACGAACACAAGAAAATCCACCAAGAATTGACGGAGAAGGTGAAAAAATTTCGACAAGAGTTTATGGCGGGTAACAGTTTTATCAGTGTAGAATTGCTGCTTTTCCTCAATAACTGGTTAGCCAGCCACATCAAAGTGGAAGACTTCGCCTACATGAAACACATCAGAGAAGTGGAGAAAAACAAACAAGTAGAAGCCGGATGATTCTGATTGCCAGTTGTTGTCGATACGAACTAGTTTAGGGGGGTTGTTAAGACTCTCTTTTTTTTTGCGGTTTATTTCCAGTCATCAAAAATGGGTTATTATATTAGCAGTATTGTCTAGTGAGTAGGTTATGTTGTGACCGGGTTGAAGGCTAAAACAATTAAATTAAAGAGAGGAACAAATAAAGGAAGGGGAGGAGAAAATTTCGACGACATTTAACTCAACGGCATTTAAAGAGTTACCGGGTATGGGAGAACATTCCAATTCTCAACATATATTGACAATAAAATACGGGGATGTTGTCCAGAGAATATCATTGAATCAAGAAGTATATTCAGTGGGGCGTCATTCCAGCAATAAAATTGTAA
This sequence is a window from Geminocystis sp. M7585_C2015_104. Protein-coding genes within it:
- a CDS encoding DUF928 domain-containing protein — protein: MGKLTKRYSGAGVGFATIMVFCCVSLLHSQTTIATTTTTTIIKPNSQAGREKLNPGLKLKLPPPPPTGTPIGSNRSQTRGATRSISTCNLSNPLLVALTANQGNDYTLHRYPHFWFYLLVPTTKITNLEFTLKDTTNQKMTYHPPLEADSTGLFRISLPKKTEFALKDGENYTWELKIVCQEGKRGVEATVTGGIQKLATTPELELQLSKLSPLERYELYRDNNLWYDAVDELARLYQDNIDNLVIREKWQSLLKLLQLQDLSFQPKGG
- a CDS encoding rhodanese-related sulfurtransferase, whose protein sequence is MNLTLASFYRFLPLENLRDLQEKMLTWCNQEGIRGTILLASEGINANIVGERQKLDVVIDQIKKILNCEDIEVKYAPVTDYPFRKMKVKIKREIITFGPGANPNERVGIYVAAKDWNDLISQPDVKVIDTRNEYEVKIGTFKGAINPHIHSFRQLREYIEKNLEPQKDTKIAMFCTGGIRCEKATAYMLNRGFKEVYHLKGGILKYLEEIPPEKSLWEGECFVFDDRVAVKHGLEKGSYKLDSKTGNPIPIEG
- a CDS encoding sigma-70 family RNA polymerase sigma factor; translation: MQPRNDLMDLFSTFIQFSGDRFGGWLTDFRLRRNIEKILQQEESRSINEKFLALHFYRQWLHCPNSLARNHLLAYLQEPCYLTALNVFRKFPHLPYTLSDYFQICIANYEEILRYYKPAQGTSLVGFARVGFRTILNNSLRQKAAADICTDWALLRKTSKKRLIASLKEAGLDSLTIQQYCLLFSCFQRIYTPNDKKTSQKLTSPPPDVWEKIIAAYQQQLKNYPQLSENTTQLEPEKCAKILKYCALLIRQYLYPKTVSLNAAINQEESGELLETIASEKSSPLQQIIDAEETAIRGRIYIDIQQILTESLRKLPSELSRILELYYRDNLTQKHIEQQTGIKQYNVSRKLAKAREILLKNLMAWVKDNLSIDTNIDDIKYLDTILEGWLIKHYNS
- a CDS encoding hemerythrin family protein, coding for MTRTFVEFTPEYHTGNQKIDKEHQQLFTIINRLHSAMKEGKSKIILGEILDELLEYTVKHFTDEELYMLSYNYPRYHEHKKIHQELTEKVKKFRQEFMAGNSFISVELLLFLNNWLASHIKVEDFAYMKHIREVEKNKQVEAG
- a CDS encoding polyprenyl synthetase family protein, whose protein sequence is MIPLGVKPTGNTEHFNLQQYLQEKKEKIERALDASLPIGDPAKIYEAMRYSLLAGGKRLRPILCLATAELLGQTEEVAMPTAIALEMIHTMSLIHDDLPAMDNDDYRRGRPTNHKVYGEDIAILAGDGLLAYSFEYVAKNTTGVPPERVVRVLAILGEAVGAKGLVGGQVLDLECEGKTDITAEMLTSIHRRKTGALLEACVSCGAVLAGAQQEDLQRLSVYAQNIGLAFQIIDDILDVTATTEQLGKTAGKDVSAQKATYPRLWGVEVSRQKAQELVDAAIQQLSFYGEKATPLRAIAEYVVNRSN
- a CDS encoding peroxiredoxin; this encodes MTSLKVGDKAPDFALPSADGKIVRLSDFLGKKAVVLFFYPKDDTPGCTMESCTFRDNYQVFQEAGAEVIGISGDSPQSHRQFAGKYQLPFPLLSDENNLVRKLYGVPNALFFLPGRVTYVIDKNGIIRHIFNSLFDVKAHVQEALKTIQSL
- a CDS encoding ATP-binding protein, whose amino-acid sequence is MLILGDFIQQFPPERDSLELTFTPTSVPLKKRWRNNRLSAHFIADYFTTFLPLDDSDAEQQKRIQESKSAVSYIANELLENAMKYNYEEAQTQVKFGVHFLGNESLIAVVFATNGISAKRREKLENFIHKLFSSDPEQLYMEHIEKAANDCHEEEDSCGLGLLTMINDYNAKLGWKFEEVSRGERKFYMVTTMVQIEV
- a CDS encoding divergent PAP2 family protein, which translates into the protein MMDVFRAILTNQLLVIPLLTCVLAQIIKVWVDTISHRKFSFRFLVSTGGMPSAHSALVGALATGVGQTLGWNSPEFAIATVFALIVMYDAAGVRQAAGKQARILNQIMDELRNEKFNEERLKELLGHTPFQVLVGLLLGVCSSLFFTPLFAKLSY
- a CDS encoding NADP-dependent isocitrate dehydrogenase yields the protein MFEKITPPERGGKIQFNNGQPIVPDEPIIPYIRGDGIGVDIWPATERVIDAAVERAYGGKRKIHWFKVYAGDEACEKYGAYQYLPEDTINAIREYGIAIKGPLTTPVGGGIRSLNVALRQIFDLYACVRPCRYYEGTPSPHRNPEKLDVIVYRENTEDIYLGIEWQEGSEIGQKLIKILNEELIPATPEHKNKRIPPDAGIGVKPISKRGSQRLIRRAIQHALRLPKPKRVVTLVHKGNIMKYTEGAFRDWGYELATTEFRADCVTERESWILSNKEANPHITIEENARQIEPSYDTLTPEKRAQVCEEVKRVLDSIWTTHGNGQWRDKVLVNDRIADNIFQQIQTRPEEYSILATMNLNGDYLSDAAAAIVGGLGMSPGANIGDNCAIFEATHGTAPKHAGLDRVNPASLILSGVMMLDFMGWQEAADLIRHGISRAIASRQVTYDLARLMTPPVSPPLKCSEFAQAIIHHFSS